One stretch of Microcebus murinus isolate Inina chromosome 12, M.murinus_Inina_mat1.0, whole genome shotgun sequence DNA includes these proteins:
- the AK3 gene encoding GTP:AMP phosphotransferase AK3, mitochondrial isoform X3: MTRLALHELKNLTQYSWLLDGFPRTVPQAEALDKVHQIDTVINLNVPFEVIKQRLTARWIHPASGRVYNIEFNPPKTVGIDDVTGEPLVQREDDRPETVIKRLKAYEAQTKPVLEYYQKKGVLETFSGTETNKIWPHVYAFLQTKVPQTNQKASVTP; encoded by the exons ATGACTCGGCTGGCCCTTCATGAGCTGAAAAATCTCACCCAGTATAGCTGGCTGTTGGATG GTTTTCCAAGGACAGTTCCACAGGCAGAAGCCCTAGATAAAGTTCATCAGATAGACACAGTGATTAACCTGAATGTTCCCTTTGAGGTCATTAAACAACGTCTCACTGCTCGCTGGATTCATCCAGCCAGTGGCCGCGTCTACAACATTGAATTCAACCCTCCCAAAACTGTG GGCATTGACGATGTGACTGGGGAGCCTCTCGTTCAGCGTGAGGATGACCGACCAGAGACGGTTATCAAGAGACTGAAGGCTTATGAAGCCCAAACGAAGCCAGTCCTGGAATATTACCA gAAAAAAGGggtgttggaaacattctccgGAACAGAAACCAACAAGATTTGGCCCCACGTATATGCTTTCCTGCAAACTAAAGTTCCACAAACAAACCAGAAAGCCTCAGTTACTCCATGA
- the AK3 gene encoding GTP:AMP phosphotransferase AK3, mitochondrial isoform X1 gives MGASARLLRAVIMGAPGSGKGTVSSRITQHFELKHLSSGDLLRDNMLRGTEIGVLAKAFIDQGKLIPDDVMTRLALHELKNLTQYSWLLDGFPRTVPQAEALDKVHQIDTVINLNVPFEVIKQRLTARWIHPASGRVYNIEFNPPKTVGIDDVTGEPLVQREDDRPETVIKRLKAYEAQTKPVLEYYQKKGVLETFSGTETNKIWPHVYAFLQTKVPQTNQKASVTP, from the exons ATGGGGGCGTCCGCGCGGCTCCTGCGCGCAGTCATCATGGGCGCCCCGGGCTCGGGCAAGGGCACCGTGTCGTCGCGCATCACCCAGCACTTCGAGCTGAAGCACCTCTCCAGCGGGGACCTGCTCCGAGACAACATGCTGCGGGGCACAG AAATTGGTGTGTTAGCCAAGGCTTTCATCGACCAAGGGAAACTCATCCCAGATGATGTCATGACTCGGCTGGCCCTTCATGAGCTGAAAAATCTCACCCAGTATAGCTGGCTGTTGGATG GTTTTCCAAGGACAGTTCCACAGGCAGAAGCCCTAGATAAAGTTCATCAGATAGACACAGTGATTAACCTGAATGTTCCCTTTGAGGTCATTAAACAACGTCTCACTGCTCGCTGGATTCATCCAGCCAGTGGCCGCGTCTACAACATTGAATTCAACCCTCCCAAAACTGTG GGCATTGACGATGTGACTGGGGAGCCTCTCGTTCAGCGTGAGGATGACCGACCAGAGACGGTTATCAAGAGACTGAAGGCTTATGAAGCCCAAACGAAGCCAGTCCTGGAATATTACCA gAAAAAAGGggtgttggaaacattctccgGAACAGAAACCAACAAGATTTGGCCCCACGTATATGCTTTCCTGCAAACTAAAGTTCCACAAACAAACCAGAAAGCCTCAGTTACTCCATGA
- the AK3 gene encoding GTP:AMP phosphotransferase AK3, mitochondrial isoform X2 → MHISFLPLKEIGVLAKAFIDQGKLIPDDVMTRLALHELKNLTQYSWLLDGFPRTVPQAEALDKVHQIDTVINLNVPFEVIKQRLTARWIHPASGRVYNIEFNPPKTVGIDDVTGEPLVQREDDRPETVIKRLKAYEAQTKPVLEYYQKKGVLETFSGTETNKIWPHVYAFLQTKVPQTNQKASVTP, encoded by the exons ATGCACATCTCCTTCCTGCCCCTCAAAG AAATTGGTGTGTTAGCCAAGGCTTTCATCGACCAAGGGAAACTCATCCCAGATGATGTCATGACTCGGCTGGCCCTTCATGAGCTGAAAAATCTCACCCAGTATAGCTGGCTGTTGGATG GTTTTCCAAGGACAGTTCCACAGGCAGAAGCCCTAGATAAAGTTCATCAGATAGACACAGTGATTAACCTGAATGTTCCCTTTGAGGTCATTAAACAACGTCTCACTGCTCGCTGGATTCATCCAGCCAGTGGCCGCGTCTACAACATTGAATTCAACCCTCCCAAAACTGTG GGCATTGACGATGTGACTGGGGAGCCTCTCGTTCAGCGTGAGGATGACCGACCAGAGACGGTTATCAAGAGACTGAAGGCTTATGAAGCCCAAACGAAGCCAGTCCTGGAATATTACCA gAAAAAAGGggtgttggaaacattctccgGAACAGAAACCAACAAGATTTGGCCCCACGTATATGCTTTCCTGCAAACTAAAGTTCCACAAACAAACCAGAAAGCCTCAGTTACTCCATGA